The Acidobacteriota bacterium genome has a segment encoding these proteins:
- a CDS encoding transglycosylase domain-containing protein, which yields MLPARIRSLFRVARRLATRLTATRRRRVVLLGAAIFPVALVLLTGAWLVHHVYFDRSGVPDLEPFIRFEPPTTGVVNDVHGKALIEVAYEYRRVVTYDEVPTVLRQAIIAAEDKRFFSHSGVDYSALPRVIQKMAARSFSEWWKGGHGLRLLLPQGGSTLTQQLVRGYFLQTLTSRPDADVRFHAGLAPTRLLSVVLGASAVNKLLRKMEEVRLTLWLEQEMRRRYGSQERAKREIFARYASFIYLGNGRYGFAAASEYYFGKPLASYTPADAGNAALLAAISKSPRDYAPVAGNRRTLARRNQILGLMARSGAIPEELAKRCQGEPIRVVALSPIKTDAPAAVEHVLDELTRRGKSGVGVEDLFQGRIVVRSTIDVRVQTIVNEALEHGLASYEKRHPKMKGLIQGSVVVLGNAEAAILAEVGGRQVYRDRDTRYSDYNRATGSLRQPGSAMKPPVYLAAFEAGLDIDTTVPDEPIEVPLGNSGGVKWIANYDNQFKGPIPMRQALAESRNAVAVWITREIGVGTVIRIAHEMGIRSPLQPYLSTALGASEVRLLELADAYRAIASGVLAEPHVIESVTDVSGNLLYGAPLRGRQIDSDALRLIQEGLRGVVRLPDGTAHSLDSRDFPVPVMGKTGTTSDFRDALFVGSTYGASGITVAVRIGFDDNRPLGGSETGGRTALPIFREIMLRIYKDQLAGKAPHFPREIEDGIDKYLALLAPAEASGTARPGASPAATPPGAVSAKAQTGRPKAAPMIDNKTAVSPLLEAIRERPH from the coding sequence ATGCTGCCGGCTCGAATCCGATCACTCTTCCGCGTCGCACGGCGCCTGGCTACCCGGCTGACAGCCACGCGGCGACGGCGTGTCGTGCTCCTCGGTGCGGCGATCTTCCCCGTGGCGCTCGTGCTGCTGACGGGCGCGTGGCTGGTCCACCACGTCTACTTCGACCGTTCCGGCGTGCCGGACCTCGAGCCGTTCATCCGGTTCGAGCCTCCCACCACCGGCGTCGTCAACGACGTGCACGGCAAGGCGCTGATCGAGGTGGCGTATGAGTACCGCCGAGTCGTCACCTATGACGAGGTACCGACCGTCCTGCGCCAGGCCATCATCGCCGCCGAGGACAAGCGCTTCTTCTCTCATTCGGGCGTGGACTACAGCGCGCTGCCGCGGGTGATCCAGAAGATGGCGGCGCGCTCGTTCAGTGAATGGTGGAAGGGCGGCCATGGCTTGCGGCTGCTCCTGCCGCAAGGGGGTTCCACGCTGACGCAGCAACTGGTCCGCGGGTACTTCCTGCAGACGCTGACGAGCCGGCCGGACGCAGACGTGCGGTTCCACGCCGGTCTGGCCCCAACCCGGCTCCTCTCCGTGGTCCTGGGCGCGTCAGCCGTGAACAAACTCCTGCGAAAGATGGAAGAGGTCCGCCTCACGCTGTGGCTCGAACAGGAGATGCGCAGGCGATATGGATCGCAGGAGCGGGCCAAGCGCGAGATCTTTGCGCGCTATGCCAGCTTCATCTATCTGGGCAACGGCCGCTACGGCTTCGCCGCCGCCTCCGAGTATTACTTCGGCAAACCCCTGGCGAGCTATACACCGGCCGACGCGGGCAACGCCGCGCTGCTGGCGGCGATCAGCAAGTCGCCGCGCGACTACGCCCCGGTGGCAGGCAACCGGCGGACACTCGCTCGCCGCAATCAGATCCTCGGCCTCATGGCGCGCAGCGGAGCCATTCCCGAAGAACTGGCGAAGCGCTGCCAGGGCGAACCCATCCGCGTCGTGGCGCTGAGCCCGATCAAGACCGATGCACCGGCAGCGGTCGAGCACGTCCTCGACGAACTGACCCGGCGCGGCAAGAGCGGCGTCGGCGTCGAAGACCTGTTCCAGGGACGGATCGTCGTCCGTTCGACCATTGACGTGCGCGTGCAGACGATCGTGAACGAAGCGCTCGAGCACGGTCTGGCGAGCTACGAGAAGCGGCATCCGAAGATGAAGGGGCTGATCCAGGGATCGGTGGTCGTGCTCGGCAACGCGGAAGCGGCGATTCTGGCGGAGGTCGGCGGGCGGCAGGTCTACCGGGATCGCGATACGCGCTACTCCGACTACAACCGCGCCACCGGTTCGCTGCGCCAGCCGGGCTCCGCGATGAAGCCGCCCGTGTACCTGGCCGCGTTCGAAGCCGGCCTGGATATAGACACAACCGTGCCGGACGAGCCGATCGAGGTGCCGCTCGGAAACTCCGGCGGCGTCAAGTGGATCGCCAACTACGACAACCAGTTCAAGGGCCCCATCCCGATGCGCCAGGCCCTCGCCGAGTCGCGCAATGCCGTGGCCGTGTGGATCACTCGCGAGATTGGCGTCGGCACGGTGATCCGGATCGCCCACGAGATGGGGATCCGATCGCCGCTGCAGCCGTATCTGTCAACGGCGCTCGGGGCGTCAGAGGTGCGGCTGCTCGAGTTGGCGGACGCCTATCGCGCCATTGCTTCGGGCGTGCTGGCCGAACCGCACGTGATCGAGAGCGTGACCGACGTCTCCGGCAACCTGTTGTACGGCGCGCCGCTGCGCGGGCGTCAGATTGACTCCGACGCCCTGCGGTTGATTCAGGAAGGGCTCAGGGGCGTCGTGCGTCTCCCTGATGGCACGGCCCACAGTCTCGATTCCCGGGATTTTCCGGTCCCGGTGATGGGCAAGACCGGAACGACGAGCGATTTCCGCGATGCGCTCTTTGTGGGATCCACCTACGGGGCATCGGGGATCACGGTGGCGGTCCGGATCGGCTTTGACGACAATCGCCCCCTGGGAGGGAGCGAGACTGGCGGGCGCACCGCGTTGCCGATCTTCCGCGAAATCATGCTCCGCATCTACAAGGACCAGCTCGCCGGAAAGGCGCCGCACTTTCCCCGCGAGATCGAGGACGGGATTGACAAGTACCTGGCGCTGCTGGCGCCGGCGGAGGCGAGCGGCACCGCGCGGCCTGGAGCCTCCCCTGCCGCGACGCCCCCAGGAGCAGTGTCCGCCAAGGCTCAGACTGGCCGGCCCAAAGCCGCGCCGATGATCGACAACAAGACCGCAGTGTCGCCTCTGCTCGAGGCAATTCGCGAGAGGCCTCATTAG
- a CDS encoding GlsB/YeaQ/YmgE family stress response membrane protein, whose product MTITLPGLILLIVIAAVCGSVGKAIAGGARGGLIVSVALGFIGAALGPWMAGKLGLSEPLVLQIGGHPFPVLWSIIGAAIFVAIIHLVSRRR is encoded by the coding sequence ATGACGATCACATTACCGGGTCTCATCCTCCTCATCGTCATCGCAGCCGTCTGCGGATCGGTGGGGAAGGCCATCGCCGGGGGCGCCAGAGGCGGACTGATCGTCTCGGTCGCTCTCGGCTTCATCGGAGCCGCGCTCGGGCCCTGGATGGCAGGTAAGCTTGGCCTGTCGGAACCCCTCGTGCTCCAGATCGGCGGGCATCCCTTTCCGGTGCTGTGGTCGATCATCGGCGCCGCGATCTTCGTCGCGATCATCCACCTTGTCTCCAGGCGGCGGTAG
- a CDS encoding C39 family peptidase, whose product MSRFTRAVAVALVGAALSVAGQAVAASASEPSNVHALLDVPYVSQTPELCGGAAVAMVLRYWGERGVFPQDFASFVGAGDGGILTGALTSAVRNRGWQAFVVPAGEDVGHLRIRSEIDRGRPLIALIEVGTRTYHYVVIVGTTDQAVVIHDPARAPFRVMPWAEFDRAWAGTGKWMMLVLPPEKIPTGASRGNVSPASSAVAVEAGQTACGALVDRGVQMALAGDGEGAELVLVAGTRLCPADPASWRELAGLRFSQSRWSEAQALALSALGLAPEDDYAWQLVATSRYLMGDLIGALDAWNRTGEPRVDTTTIHGAGRTRQPVVVRAAGLQPRQVLTAEAMGRALRRLRDLPVASNAHVRYEPIAGGLATLDLSIDERRVAPSGWVGAATMGVRASLLHELRVDVAGPFGAGELMSGAWRWQTGRPRVSLGLALPAPQGLPGIASLDASWERQSYGATSPAGDATLVREERSRVGLSLADWSTSRIRWQAGAALDQLREYATFDQQRFEQHDYLALESTLDVRLARDRLAVVASAGSWTPWAGGQRFSTGGLLAAWRSTADVSAPSLSAVTEIAVTSRAAPLALWRGAGTGQGRSGLLRAHPLLDGAVLTGPVFGREVARGSLEYERPVMRALGGGVSIATFVDAARAWHRLNGLETSPLYVDVGIGLHVHAAGLGGGVRLNLARGLRGGGTRLSVGWATAWPR is encoded by the coding sequence ATGTCTCGCTTCACTCGGGCTGTCGCCGTCGCGCTGGTGGGCGCGGCGCTTTCCGTGGCCGGCCAAGCCGTGGCCGCGAGTGCATCGGAGCCCTCCAATGTTCACGCGCTGCTCGACGTCCCGTACGTCTCCCAGACTCCCGAACTGTGCGGGGGAGCCGCGGTCGCCATGGTTCTGCGGTATTGGGGCGAGCGCGGTGTGTTTCCCCAGGACTTCGCGTCATTTGTTGGCGCGGGTGACGGTGGGATTCTCACGGGCGCGCTGACATCGGCGGTTCGCAACCGCGGCTGGCAGGCCTTTGTCGTGCCCGCGGGTGAGGATGTTGGCCACTTGCGGATTCGATCGGAGATCGATCGGGGCCGGCCGCTCATCGCGCTCATCGAAGTTGGCACCCGCACCTATCACTATGTGGTGATCGTGGGCACGACGGATCAGGCGGTCGTGATCCATGATCCCGCGCGCGCGCCCTTCCGAGTGATGCCGTGGGCCGAGTTCGACCGGGCGTGGGCGGGCACCGGAAAATGGATGATGCTCGTGCTTCCTCCAGAGAAGATCCCGACTGGCGCCAGTCGGGGGAACGTTTCGCCCGCCTCATCGGCCGTTGCCGTTGAGGCCGGCCAGACGGCCTGCGGTGCGCTCGTGGACCGCGGCGTGCAGATGGCGCTCGCCGGCGACGGTGAGGGCGCCGAACTCGTGCTGGTCGCCGGCACGCGGCTCTGTCCAGCTGATCCGGCCTCGTGGCGGGAGCTGGCGGGATTGCGATTCTCGCAGTCGCGCTGGTCCGAGGCCCAGGCGCTGGCGCTCTCCGCCCTTGGCCTCGCGCCAGAAGACGACTATGCGTGGCAGCTTGTGGCGACCAGTCGATACTTGATGGGCGATTTGATAGGAGCGCTCGACGCCTGGAACCGTACGGGCGAGCCGCGTGTCGACACCACCACGATTCACGGCGCCGGGCGGACACGGCAGCCGGTTGTGGTTCGCGCCGCCGGGCTGCAGCCCCGACAGGTGCTGACCGCCGAGGCGATGGGGCGCGCGCTGCGCCGCCTTCGCGACTTGCCGGTGGCATCCAACGCGCACGTGAGGTACGAACCCATCGCTGGCGGGCTTGCCACGCTCGACCTCAGCATTGACGAGCGCAGAGTTGCACCGAGCGGGTGGGTAGGGGCCGCGACCATGGGTGTGCGGGCGTCCCTGCTCCACGAACTGCGAGTCGACGTCGCCGGGCCCTTCGGTGCCGGCGAGCTGATGAGCGGAGCGTGGCGGTGGCAAACGGGGCGTCCGCGCGTGTCGCTCGGGCTGGCGCTTCCGGCTCCTCAGGGGCTTCCCGGCATCGCCTCGCTCGACGCGTCGTGGGAGCGGCAGTCGTACGGTGCGACGTCGCCGGCAGGCGACGCAACGCTCGTTCGCGAGGAACGTAGCCGCGTAGGGCTGTCTCTTGCCGATTGGTCCACCAGTCGGATCCGGTGGCAGGCTGGCGCCGCGCTCGACCAACTGCGGGAATACGCCACATTCGATCAGCAACGCTTCGAACAACACGACTATCTCGCGCTGGAGAGTACGCTCGACGTCCGTCTGGCCCGCGACCGTCTCGCGGTGGTGGCATCGGCAGGCTCGTGGACGCCGTGGGCCGGCGGCCAGCGATTCAGCACGGGCGGGCTGCTCGCGGCGTGGCGTTCGACTGCCGACGTCAGCGCGCCATCGTTGTCGGCGGTGACCGAGATCGCGGTCACGAGCCGTGCGGCGCCGCTGGCTCTGTGGCGAGGAGCAGGCACGGGTCAGGGGCGCAGCGGCCTGCTCCGCGCGCACCCGCTGCTCGACGGGGCGGTGCTGACAGGCCCGGTCTTCGGCCGCGAAGTCGCGCGCGGCTCGCTTGAGTACGAGCGGCCGGTGATGCGCGCGCTCGGAGGCGGTGTCTCGATCGCGACGTTTGTCGACGCCGCGCGGGCGTGGCACCGGCTCAACGGTCTCGAGACGTCGCCGCTCTACGTCGACGTCGGCATTGGTCTGCACGTGCACGCCGCAGGCCTCGGTGGCGGCGTCCGCCTCAACCTCGCGCGCGGCCTGCGCGGCGGAGGCACCAGACTCTCGGTCGGTTGGGCCACGGCCTGGCCTCGGTAA
- a CDS encoding ABC transporter ATP-binding protein codes for MSQRPPRALRIIDLVRPHWKGLTLALVAVVGETLTSVLEPWPIKLVVDNILQSKHLPGLLDRTVAGIFGQGPYAMLNFAVAAVAGIALLGAISAYFEKYLTTSVSQWVGHDLRRTIYHHIQRLSLAEHDKARTGDMITRVTTDIEVIQSFIDSALLGIIVNLMTLAGMIGVMFYLNWRFTLIALSVMPVLFAVVYRYTGRIKKASRRVRKKEGELLSVVEEVLTSIRVVKAFAREDYEQERFETESLANVEAGLEARSLKAKLAPVVEVIVAAGTCLVLWYGARLALAGELSAGVLIVFLLYLGKMYKPMRDLSKMSDVVSKAAVGYERLQEVLGIENDVRDAPRARRAPKFTGQIEFNKVSFNYGADKPIITDVSFKVEAGQVAAIVGPSGAGKTTIVSLIPRFYDPVSGQVLIEGADIRRYQLKSLRDQMSFVLQDTLLFRATIWENIAYGKPGAPTAEIRRAAELANAHEFIDAMPDGYDTMVGERGVTLSGGQRQRIAIARAVIRDTPILILDEPTAGLDAVSEQAVMEALNRLMQGRTSVVIAHRLGTIQHADVIFVIKDCALAEQGTHDTLMALGGVYAELHSIQTPDGATIGTAPPAVVSQ; via the coding sequence ATGTCTCAACGCCCGCCGCGGGCGTTGAGGATCATCGATCTGGTCCGGCCTCACTGGAAGGGGCTGACGCTCGCTCTAGTGGCCGTGGTGGGCGAGACGCTGACCAGCGTTCTCGAGCCGTGGCCGATCAAGCTCGTTGTCGACAACATTCTGCAGTCGAAGCACCTGCCCGGGCTCCTGGACCGGACAGTGGCCGGGATCTTCGGCCAGGGCCCGTACGCGATGCTGAACTTCGCCGTGGCCGCCGTGGCGGGCATCGCGCTGCTCGGCGCCATCAGCGCGTACTTCGAGAAGTACCTGACGACCAGCGTGAGTCAATGGGTGGGACACGACTTGCGCCGGACCATCTACCACCACATCCAGCGGCTGTCGCTCGCCGAGCACGACAAGGCTCGAACCGGCGACATGATCACGCGGGTCACCACCGACATCGAAGTGATCCAGAGCTTCATCGACTCGGCGCTGCTCGGCATCATCGTCAATCTGATGACCCTGGCCGGCATGATCGGCGTCATGTTCTACCTCAACTGGCGCTTCACGCTGATCGCGCTGTCGGTGATGCCCGTGCTCTTTGCGGTGGTGTACCGCTACACCGGGCGTATCAAGAAGGCCTCGCGCCGGGTGCGCAAGAAGGAGGGCGAACTGCTGTCGGTGGTGGAGGAAGTGCTGACGTCAATTCGTGTGGTGAAGGCGTTTGCGCGGGAAGACTACGAGCAGGAACGATTCGAGACGGAGAGTCTGGCCAACGTCGAGGCTGGCCTCGAGGCCCGGAGTCTCAAGGCCAAGCTGGCCCCGGTCGTCGAGGTGATCGTCGCCGCCGGAACCTGCCTCGTGCTGTGGTACGGCGCGCGGCTCGCGCTGGCCGGCGAGCTCAGCGCGGGCGTGCTCATCGTCTTCCTCCTGTACCTGGGCAAGATGTACAAGCCCATGCGCGATCTCTCGAAGATGAGCGACGTCGTCTCAAAAGCCGCCGTTGGCTACGAGCGGCTTCAGGAAGTGCTCGGGATTGAGAACGACGTTCGCGACGCGCCTCGCGCGCGCCGGGCTCCGAAGTTCACTGGCCAGATCGAGTTCAACAAGGTCAGCTTCAACTACGGGGCCGACAAGCCGATCATCACGGATGTGAGCTTCAAGGTCGAAGCCGGACAGGTCGCGGCCATTGTCGGCCCGTCAGGAGCAGGGAAGACGACCATCGTGAGCCTGATCCCGCGATTCTACGATCCGGTGTCCGGACAGGTCCTCATCGAAGGCGCCGACATCAGGCGGTACCAGTTGAAGTCGCTGCGCGACCAGATGAGCTTTGTGCTGCAGGACACCCTGCTCTTCCGCGCGACGATCTGGGAGAACATCGCGTACGGCAAGCCTGGCGCGCCGACGGCCGAGATCAGGCGCGCGGCCGAGCTCGCCAACGCCCATGAATTCATCGACGCCATGCCCGACGGTTACGACACGATGGTCGGTGAACGCGGCGTCACGCTCTCGGGCGGTCAACGGCAGCGCATCGCGATTGCGCGCGCCGTCATTCGCGACACGCCCATCCTGATTCTCGACGAACCAACGGCCGGCCTCGACGCGGTCTCCGAGCAGGCTGTCATGGAGGCCCTGAACAGACTGATGCAGGGGCGGACGTCCGTCGTCATCGCCCATCGGCTCGGCACAATCCAGCACGCCGACGTGATCTTCGTGATCAAGGACTGCGCGCTGGCTGAACAGGGCACGCACGACACGCTGATGGCCCTGGGCGGGGTGTATGCGGAATTGCACAGTATCCAGACGCCCGATGGTGCCACCATCGGGACAGCCCCACCTGCGGTCGTGTCGCAATGA
- a CDS encoding phospholipase D-like domain-containing protein produces MRLIVEPLDGVAPLVAAIRRARKSVEIAVFRLDRKDLEEALVAAAARGVRVTALIAFANRGGEQRLRQLELRCLDAGIIVARTADDLIRYHGKYILIDRRVLYVLSFNFTRLDIDHSRGFGVFTNRPDCVQEAAKLFTADCTRTPYAPKIETFVVSPANSRHVLGTFLKRAKKELLIYDPKISDREMLGILRARTKAGVEVRVIGQVSGKVPFEVKKLAGMRLHTRTIIRDRRQAFVGSQSLRPAELDSRREVGLVVQNPRAVNKLIDTFESDWAATVTRSAPVSQDAAAAPIETPTTATPKEVAKAVDVFTQELQSLSVTVKKAVRQAVVKAGDDVLHDKDVKDTMKQVVKVAVKEAVKDAVQEAQEALPPRRVE; encoded by the coding sequence GTGAGACTGATCGTCGAGCCGTTGGACGGTGTCGCGCCGCTCGTTGCCGCAATCAGGCGCGCCAGGAAGAGCGTGGAGATTGCCGTCTTCCGCCTCGATCGCAAAGACCTCGAAGAGGCGCTGGTGGCAGCGGCCGCGCGGGGCGTCCGGGTCACCGCGCTGATTGCGTTCGCGAACCGCGGGGGCGAGCAACGCCTGCGGCAGCTCGAATTGCGGTGCCTCGACGCCGGAATCATCGTGGCGCGCACGGCCGACGACCTGATCCGGTACCACGGCAAGTACATCCTGATTGACCGCCGCGTCCTGTACGTTCTGTCGTTCAACTTCACGCGTCTCGATATCGATCACAGCCGGGGATTCGGCGTCTTCACCAACCGGCCGGACTGCGTCCAGGAAGCGGCGAAGCTGTTTACGGCCGACTGCACGCGGACTCCCTACGCGCCGAAGATCGAGACGTTTGTCGTCAGTCCGGCGAATTCGCGGCATGTGCTGGGGACGTTCCTGAAGCGGGCGAAGAAGGAGCTCTTGATCTACGACCCGAAGATCTCGGACAGGGAGATGCTGGGGATCCTGCGCGCGCGCACGAAGGCGGGTGTCGAGGTCAGGGTGATCGGGCAAGTGTCGGGAAAGGTTCCGTTCGAGGTGAAGAAGCTGGCGGGCATGCGGCTCCACACGCGCACCATCATCCGAGACCGGCGCCAGGCCTTTGTCGGCAGCCAGAGCCTTCGGCCAGCCGAACTGGACTCACGCCGGGAGGTGGGCCTCGTCGTTCAGAACCCGAGAGCCGTAAACAAACTCATCGACACATTCGAGTCCGACTGGGCCGCAACGGTCACCAGGAGCGCGCCGGTATCGCAAGACGCCGCCGCCGCGCCGATTGAGACGCCGACCACTGCGACTCCCAAGGAGGTCGCCAAGGCGGTTGACGTCTTCACTCAGGAACTGCAGTCGCTGAGCGTCACCGTGAAGAAGGCGGTGAGGCAGGCAGTGGTCAAGGCCGGAGATGACGTGCTCCACGACAAGGACGTCAAGGACACGATGAAGCAAGTCGTCAAGGTGGCGGTAAAAGAAGCCGTCAAGGATGCGGTTCAAGAGGCCCAAGAGGCTCTGCCGCCGAGGAGAGTTGAATGA
- a CDS encoding metallophosphoesterase, whose protein sequence is MRRRSILSVVLLAAVTLALSAAVTLAPSTQATPVQAVIGVAPFAFPLQANSVRFAAIGDFGTGGRPQIEVAQQMVKSRAVFPFEFVITLGDNIYTGSQPSDFELAFAVPYKALLDAGVPFYAVLGNHDATNQRFYKPFNMNGANYYAYKKGNVRFFALDSNYMDQKQTAWIETQLRDAGNGDWKIVYLHHPLYSSGRFHGSAMDLRKVLEPLFVKYGVDVVLAGHDHVYERVRPQRGIYYFTEGASGQLRAGNLAPSPITAKGFDTDRSFLMIEIAGDDLYFQTTSRTGAAVDSGVIHRTIRPAP, encoded by the coding sequence ATGCGACGTCGTAGCATTCTCTCTGTGGTGCTGCTGGCTGCGGTCACGCTGGCGCTGTCGGCCGCGGTCACGCTGGCGCCATCCACCCAGGCCACGCCCGTTCAGGCTGTCATCGGCGTGGCCCCCTTCGCGTTTCCGCTGCAGGCGAATTCGGTCCGCTTCGCGGCGATTGGCGATTTTGGCACGGGCGGGCGGCCTCAAATCGAGGTTGCGCAGCAGATGGTCAAGTCGCGTGCGGTCTTCCCATTCGAGTTCGTCATCACCCTGGGTGACAACATCTACACGGGCAGTCAGCCGTCCGACTTCGAGTTGGCCTTCGCCGTGCCCTACAAGGCGCTCCTGGATGCCGGCGTGCCGTTCTACGCCGTGCTGGGGAACCACGACGCCACGAACCAGCGGTTCTACAAGCCGTTCAACATGAACGGGGCGAACTATTACGCCTACAAGAAGGGCAACGTACGCTTCTTCGCCCTGGACTCCAACTACATGGACCAGAAGCAGACGGCGTGGATCGAGACCCAACTGCGGGATGCCGGCAACGGAGACTGGAAGATCGTCTACCTCCATCATCCGCTGTACTCCTCCGGAAGGTTCCACGGTTCGGCCATGGATCTACGGAAGGTGCTCGAACCCCTGTTCGTCAAGTACGGCGTTGATGTCGTGCTGGCCGGCCACGACCACGTGTACGAGCGCGTGCGCCCGCAGCGGGGCATCTACTACTTCACCGAAGGGGCATCCGGCCAGTTGCGCGCAGGCAACCTGGCGCCGTCGCCGATCACGGCGAAAGGCTTCGACACCGATCGCTCGTTCTTGATGATCGAGATCGCCGGTGACGACCTGTACTTTCAAACGACGTCACGCACGGGCGCGGCGGTCGACTCCGGCGTGATCCACCGCACGATTCGACCGGCACCATGA
- a CDS encoding Crp/Fnr family transcriptional regulator: protein MRTKRACLPAPFDAQGFLDSAGAARAIVAYARSETIFSQGDVGDSVLYIQRGGVRLSVVSKVGREAIVAMLGPGDFCGEGGLAGQSIRMATATAITPTTVLVIPKAEMIRVLHAEHALSDRFIAYMLSRNIRIEEDLIDQLFNSSEKRLARALLLLARYGKQDVPTRVLPRMSQASLASMVGTTRSRVNGFLNKFKRLGFIEDGGGGITINSSLLSVVLHD, encoded by the coding sequence ATGAGAACGAAACGTGCCTGCCTCCCGGCTCCATTCGATGCCCAGGGGTTTCTCGATTCGGCCGGCGCGGCGAGAGCGATCGTGGCGTATGCGAGATCGGAAACGATCTTCTCGCAGGGCGATGTTGGCGACAGCGTACTGTACATTCAGCGGGGAGGCGTGCGGCTGTCGGTCGTCTCCAAGGTCGGCAGGGAGGCCATTGTCGCGATGCTCGGCCCCGGCGACTTCTGCGGCGAGGGCGGACTGGCGGGGCAGTCGATCCGCATGGCCACCGCGACGGCGATCACCCCGACCACGGTGCTGGTGATTCCCAAGGCCGAGATGATCCGGGTGCTGCACGCGGAGCACGCGCTGTCGGATCGCTTTATCGCGTACATGCTGAGCCGAAACATCCGCATCGAAGAGGATCTGATCGATCAACTCTTCAACTCGAGCGAAAAGCGGCTGGCCCGCGCCCTGCTACTGCTCGCCCGCTACGGCAAACAGGACGTGCCGACGCGCGTACTTCCCAGGATGTCGCAGGCGTCGCTGGCCAGCATGGTGGGGACGACCCGCTCACGTGTGAATGGCTTCCTGAACAAGTTCAAGCGGCTCGGGTTCATCGAAGACGGTGGTGGCGGCATCACCATCAACAGCTCCCTCTTGAGCGTCGTGCTTCACGACTAG